GCGTTGGGCGTCGCGGTGTGCGCGCTCTGGGTCGCGCCCGACCTGCTCGTCCCCGGCTGGCGCGCGCACTGGCTGTTCCAGAACCCGATCACGGGCGGGCTCAAGACGTCGATCGCGCCTGCCGAGCTGACGCCCGTGATGCTCGTGCTGCGGACGGCGCGCGCGGCGCTCCTCGTGCCGGTGCTGGAGGAGCTGTTCTGGCGCGGGTGGCTGCCGCGGTGGCTGCAGGACACGCGCTTCGAGCGGGTCTCGTTAGGCAGGTACACGCCGTTCGCCTTCTGGGGGACGGCGGCGCTCTTTGCGGCGGAGCACGGGCCGTACTGGGAGGTCGGGCTGCTCTGCGGCGTCGTCTACAACTGGTGGATGGCGCGGACGCGCGCCCTCGGCGACCTCGTCCTCGTGCACGCGGTGACCAACCTCGCGCTGTCGCTGTTCGTGATCGCGACGGGGCGGTGGACGTTCTGGATGTGACGTTAGGCGCCGGGCGTTACCCGCTCCGCCCCGCCGCGCAGGCCGCCCGCCACGGCGCGAGGCGGCCGTCCCGCTCCGCCCGCGCGACGAGCCGCCCCGCCCGCCACCGCGCGAGGTGCCGGGTGCGCCAGTCGGCGCCGTCCGCCGCGCGCCGTGCGGCGTCGAGCTGGCTGACCACGGTGCAGGCCTCGTCCGCGGGCGCCGCGGCGGGCGTCGTCGACAGGTAAGCGAGGAGCCCCGGCACCGCGTCGGCGCTGAGCCACGCCGCGTAGGCGGCGTCGAACGGACGGCCCCGGGTCGCGCGGGCGGCGTTCACGCCGACGATGCGTGCGTCCGGGTTGGCTGCGTCGAGCACGAGCACCCAGCCCCACGCCGAGACGAGGGTGCCGAGCGCGAAGGGCGCCGGCCGGTCGCGCAGGATCGTCGCCGCCGCGCACGCGCCGACGACCGCGAGCCACGCCATGAACGCCGTGGCGTAGAAGCGGAGCTCGGTCAGCCCGTACGCCCCCTCGTAGAGGCGCATCCGGTCAGCGGCCGAAACGAGCACCACGCCCACGCAGCCGAGGAGCGTCCCCGCGGCGACGCGGAGCGCGCGGTGCAGGCGCCGGCGGGCCCGCGGGTCCGCGGCGGCGAGCCGGCGCACTCCGGCCCCGTACGCGCCGAGTGCGACCGGCAACGCGAGCGCGGCGACGGCGACGAGCTCGAAGAAGCCGCGCCTGGCGTACTCCGCATACGTCACCGACGTGGACGCGACGAGCGCGCGCCCGCCGAACAGCCATCCGACCTGCACGACGCCGAAGACGACGAACAGCACGTCGACGAGCGCGAGCGCCACGCACCACTCGGCCGGCCCGTCGCGTCTGGCGCCCAGGGGAGTAGCGCGGCCGACGCCGGCCGTCCCCGGTTCGGGCGGGGAACGCAGGGCGGCGTACAGGTACCCCGCCGCCGCCCACGCGCCCGCCGCCGTCCAGAGCACGTGGGCGACGGCCACGCCCGCATCCCAGTCGACGAGCACGTGGGCGAGCCGCGCGAATGCGCCGTCGGCGGCCGCGAGCAAGGTGCCGAAGACGACCAGCGCAGGAAACGCCAGCGCCGCGCCCCGCGCGCCGATGCCGAGCGCGGCGCCGACTTGCCGTCCGCGTCCGGAGGCGGCGTCGAGGGCGAGGCGGGCGAGGGCGCGCGCGCCGCCGGCGACGGCACCCGCGGTCGATGCCGCTCCCCCCACATACGCGCGCGGCCCGAAGGATTCGAGCGGGAGCGCCGCGCCGTGGCGGACCATCGCGGCGAGCGCGCACGCGGTGGTCGCGAGGGCGGCGACGTTCAGGACGAGGAGTGTGGGCGAGTCACGCCACGCGACGGCCGCGGCGAAGGCGAGCGCGAGCGCCCCGACTCCCGCGGCTCCGACGGTCACAGGCCGTCCGCGCTCGCGTGCGAGCCACGCGAGGAGCGCGAGGCCGAGCGCGGTGCAGAGCAGCACGTTGAGGGCGGGCGCGCCGGCACGGAGCAGGAGGTCGCCCGCGACGCCGAGGACGAGCGCGGCCCCGAGGGCGTCGAGCGCGGCGCGCGCGGGCGTCCCGCGCGTCAGGGGTCCGGCGCCCCGCTCGCGGAACCCGCGACGCGTGATGCGGACATCGCCGTCGAGCGCGGCGGCATGTACGTCGGCGCTCATGCAGACCACCGGGCCGGTGCCGCGTCGGCCACGATCGCGCCGAACCGCCGGTCGCGGCGGCCGAAGTCGGCGAGCGCCTGCGCGAGGTCGGCGGCCCCGAAGTCGGGCCAGAGTGTCGGGGTGAACCAGAGCTCGGCGTAGGCGGCCTCCCAGAGGAGGAAGTCGCTCAGCCGCTGCTCGCCGCCGGTGCGCAGGAGGAGGTCGACGTCGGGCGCCGGGGCGGGCTCGTGGTACGCGGCGCCGAGGGCGGCGGCGAAGCGGGCCGGCTCGTCGCCGTTCGCGGCTGGTGTGGTGGCGGCCAGGGCGCGTGCGGCGCGCAGGATGGCGTCGCGCGCGGAGTAGTCGATCGCGATGCGGAGGTGCATGCGGCGGCCGGAGGTGGTCGCCTGCTCGGCGCCGTCGATCGCGCTGCGGAGTGCGGGGGCGAGCCGGTCGCGGCGGCCGATCACGGTGAGGCGGATTCCTTCGCTCACGCACCGCGCCGTTTCCGATGCGAGGAAGCGTCGGAAGAGCCGCATCAGGCCGTCGACTTCGGTGGCCGGGCGGCGCCAGTTGTCGCCGGAGAAGGCGTAGAGGGTGAGCGTCTCGACGCCGAGTCGCGCGGCGGCTTCGATCGCGTGGCGGGTCGCGCGGGCGCCGGCGAGGTGGCCGGCGGTGCGGGGGCGTCCGCGGCGCGTGGCCCAGCGGCCGTTGCCGTCCATCACGATCGCGACATGGCGCGGGCAGACCCGCACGTCCGAAGTTCTCTGCATTGCAAAGCTGTGGGGTGAGAAGAAAGCCGCGTATGCGCGGCGTGTGTCGGTTACCGGGCTCGGGTCGCTCGGATGAGGGCCTCCATGTGGTCGAGGTAGCGTTCGAGGGCGGCGCGGCCGGCGTCGGTGAGCCGGTACTCGGTGCGGGGCACGCGGCCGTCGAACCCCTTGGTGCAGGTGACGTAGCCCGCGTCCTCGAGCTTGCGGGCATGGACGGAGAGGTTGCCGTCCGTCGTGCCGAGCAAGCGCTTGAGGTCGGGGAACGCGAGTGCGTCGTTGACGGCGAGGGCTGAGACAATGCCGAGCCGGACCCGCTCGTGGATGAGCTGATCGAGCGTGGGGGCCGTGGCGGCCGCCGCGCCGCCGACGATGGCGCGCTCTGCCGTAGCGCGTTCTGCCGACCGTGCGTCGGGCGGGGCATCGTGGCCGCGCAGGTCGCGGGCGGCGTTGCTGGCCCGGGCCATTTCAGCCGCCGTGGCGGCGCGCGATGTAGGCGCCGAAGCCGAGGTGGACGAGGCCGAACCCGGCGGCCATGCAGGCGTTTCCCCAGGCGCCGGGCGCGCCGGCCGGGGGCGTCGGGACCAGCAGGTCGCCGAGCAGGGCGAGGGTGCCCAGGGCGAGGAAGGCGAGGCCCATGAACGGCACCGCGCGCACCGAGAACGCGCCGCCGGTCGAGACGCCCGCGCCGTAGCTCAGGAGCCAGAGCGCGGGGAGCGGCGTGTACAGTCCCGCGTGGGCGAGCGCGCCGGTGAGGAGCGCGCCGACCGTGAACGGCGGCAGGAAGCTGAGCAGGAGGCGTCGTCCCGAGGCGGCGAGCGCCGGCGTGCCGCGTGCCCGGGCCGTGCTGCGCGCCTTCCAGACCGAGGCGCCGGCCGAGAGGGGGAGCGAGAGGGTGGCGGCGACCATCCAGGCCGCGGTCCAGCGCGGCCCGTCGTGCACGTGGGCCGTGCGCGCGGCGGCGGCGAGCGCGACGACGCCGCTGGCCGCGATTCCCCACCCCGAGACCACGGTGACGGTGGCCGCGCGGGCCATCGTGTCGCGGATGAACTCGAGGTTGTCCATCGCGCGCCGGTGGAGCGCGGGCGCGTCCAGCGCCGGCGGGTCCGCGGCGGCACCGGCGATCGCGGACGACGGGAGGGCGGCCATGCCGGGAAGAAAACGTCGAGCGCGGCATTGTCAAGAACTTCTCGCGACAAAGTACGGGCGACGTGTGTAAGCCGGATGCGCGCCGGCGTCTCCGGGGGACAAAGCAGCCGCTTTCACCCTCCAACCGCCCCCGCGCCCTCGGCCCATGCGTTTCCGCCCTCATCCGTCCTGCGGCGCCCTCGCCCTGTTCGCGACGCTGTCCTGTGCCGGCAACCGGCCGGCGCCCGGCGGGTCGCCCGGCGCGCTCGCGCCGTTCGCCTCCGAGCCGGCGCTCGCGGCCTACCTGCGCGACTACGCGCCACCGGCCCAGCTTGGCGGCGCGGAGATGGACAGTGCGGAACCCGCGTCAGCGGTCCCGACCGTCGCGCCCACGCCGGCGCTCAA
The Gemmatimonadetes bacterium T265 genome window above contains:
- the uppS1 gene encoding isoprenyl transferase 1, producing the protein MDGNGRWATRRGRPRTAGHLAGARATRHAIEAAARLGVETLTLYAFSGDNWRRPATEVDGLMRLFRRFLASETARCVSEGIRLTVIGRRDRLAPALRSAIDGAEQATTSGRRMHLRIAIDYSARDAILRAARALAATTPAANGDEPARFAAALGAAYHEPAPAPDVDLLLRTGGEQRLSDFLLWEAAYAELWFTPTLWPDFGAADLAQALADFGRRDRRFGAIVADAAPARWSA